The following are from one region of the Mangifera indica cultivar Alphonso chromosome 14, CATAS_Mindica_2.1, whole genome shotgun sequence genome:
- the LOC123195427 gene encoding zinc finger protein CONSTANS-LIKE 15-like, which yields MMASCEFCNNKPAVLYCRADWAKLCLLCDHQVHSANVLSLKHLRSQICGNCRAEPVSVCCFTENLKLCQDCDTDSHRDPSGSSLHERCSVEGFSGCPPVTGMAALFGFQLTAKSLENLCSGFGVSEPKRLNSEDLLAPKQICSAFMRCEEYNRDVCEQLVEMYRRENGDGAELEPGTPPNGGDQQMENMDEEELLCQQTTFTSLLNLAPNVDLRKYYGIVPENDLIWDCNPKYQAAQDLSNQPLSCHTPTTEESNNTPPIGQSISTELRAVESETWDSTRLVHILHNPFLAGSEAVKEAKSRVDTDLLAQNRGIAMLRYKEKKKYRRYDNHIRYESREAKADRRKRVKGRFAKAGEATAIEM from the exons ATGATGGCGTCGTGCGAATTTTGTAACAATAAACCTGCAGTTTTGTACTGCAGGGCTGACTGGGCGAAGCTTTGTTTGTTGTGTGATCACCAAGTTCACTCAGCAAATGTTCTTTCTTTGAAACACTTACGTTCACAGATTTGTGGCAATTGTAGAGCTGAGCCGGTTTCGGTTTGCTGTTTCACTGAAAATCTTAAGCTTTGCCAAGATTGTGACACCGACTCACACAGGGATCCCTCCGGGTCGTCGCTGCACGAACGGTGTTCAGTTGAAGGGTTCTCTGGTTGTCCACCGGTGACTGGGATGGCAGCATTATTTGGGTTTCAATTGACGGCCAAGAGTTTAGAGAATTTGTGTTCTGGGTTTGGTGTTTCTGAGCCAAAAAGGTTGAATTCGGAGGATCTTTTGGCACCGAAACAGATTTGCTCAGCTTTTATGAGGTGTGAAGAGTATAATCGAGATGTTTGCGAGCAGTTGGTGGAGATGTATCGGAGGGAGAATGGAGATGGAGCTGAATTAGAGCCAGGGACGCCACCAAATGGAGGTGATCAACAGATGGAAAATATGGATGAGGAAGAATTGCTATGTCAGCAAACTACATTTACATCTCTGTTAAATTTGGCTCCAAATGTGGACTTGAGAAAGTATTACGGCATTGTCCCTGAAAATGATCTTATCTGGGATTGTAATCCCAAATATCAAGCGGCTCAG GATCTCTCAAATCAGCCATTGTCGTGCCACACACCAACGACAGAAGAAAGCAATAATACACCCCCAATTGGGCAATCGATATCAACAGAATTAAGGGCAGTTGAATCCGAAACATGGGATAGTACCCGACTTGTCCACATCCTTCATAACCCTTTTCTGGCAGGCAGTGAAGCTGTAAAAGAGGCAAAATCTAGGGTTGACACGGACCTGTTGGCCCAGAACAGAGGCATTGCCATGTTACGCTAtaaggaaaagaagaaatatCGAAG ATACGATAATCACATCCGTTATGAGTCGAGGGAGGCGAAGGCCGATAGGAGAAAGCGAGTGAAAGGTCGGTTCGCCAAGGCAGGCGAAGCTACTGCTATTGAAATGTGA
- the LOC123196016 gene encoding translocon-associated protein subunit beta-like — translation MANPITKSLISALIALFLISSSFASSDVPFIVAHKRATTKRLKSGIERVSVSIDIYNQGTSTAYDVSLTDDSWTKELFDVVTGNISQSWERLDAGGILSHSFELEAKVKGMFYGAPAIVTFRIPTKAALQEAYSTPILPLDVLAEKPVVNKLDLAKRLLMKYGSQISVISIIALFVYLVTSPSSASKGSKKKR, via the exons ATGGCGAATCCGATCACCAAGTCTCTGATCTCAGCTTTGATCGCTCTCTTCTTGATCTCATCTTCTTTTGCCAGCTCAGACGTTCCCTTCATCGTGGCTCACAAGAGGGCAACTACGAAACGACTCAAATCGGGCATCGAGCGTGTCTCCGTCTCCATCGACATCTACAATCAAGGAACCTC GACGGCTTATGATGTGAGTCTTACAGATGATAGCTGGACTAAAGAATTGTTTGATGTAGTAACCGGTAATATTTCACAGTCCTGGGAAAGACTTGATGC TGGCGGTATTCTCTCCCATTCATTTGAATTGGAGGCCAAAGTAAAAGGAATGTTTTATGGTGCACCTGCAATCGTGACATTCCGCATCCCCACAAAGGCTGCTCTCCAG GAGGCATATTCAACCCCAATTTTGCCCTTAGATGTCCTTGCTGAGAAGCCTGTAGTGAATAAGCTTGACTTG GCTAAG AGGTTGCTGATGAAATACGGCTCTCAAATATCTGTGATCTCCATCATTGCCCTGTTTGTGTATCTGGTCACTAGCCCATCAAGTGCTTCAAAAGGGAGCAAGAAGAAGCGCTAG